A single window of Oncorhynchus keta strain PuntledgeMale-10-30-2019 chromosome 34, Oket_V2, whole genome shotgun sequence DNA harbors:
- the LOC127915366 gene encoding sperm acrosome membrane-associated protein 4-like isoform X2, with protein MSTTEQQPNRDEDDQEEQREEGPLQCFRCDLGFWDACYTTKTNCNIGEKCYTGRGKAGDVLEVKLLGCVKTKECELVTNVELFSNTTIYMMTRHCCDTHFCNTGHTLPLNTLLSLSLTTITIIHLSSP; from the exons ATGTCCACAACCGAGCAACAGCCAAATCGAG ATGAGGATGATCAGGAGGAGCAACGGGAGGAGGGGCCTCTGCAGTGTTTCCGCTGTGACCTGGGCTTCTGGGATGCCTGCTACACCACCAAAACCAACTGCAATATCGGGGAGAAGTGCTACACTGGCCGAGGGAAGGCAG gtGATGTGTTGGAAGTTAAGTTGCTGGGCTGTGTCAAGACGAAGGAGTGTGAGCTGGTGACCAATGTGGAGCTCTTCTCCAACACAACcatctacatgatgaccaggcacTGCTGCGACACACACTTCTGCAACACCGGACACACACTACCCCTCAACACACTTCTCTCCCTGTCACTGACTACAATAACCatcatccacctctcctctccctga
- the LOC127915366 gene encoding uncharacterized protein LOC127915366 isoform X1: MTAEGSTGAVNAVCTQDSSHSPKTTCPQTTWPCPQKDELEVRLRLRSPPGAWLLAGVVVVMVGMFVAVAGYASSTPNPVGGRGSSHSERMKLLGPVVMGIGLFIFICAGTLLYENRDRENRERENLENPEEQRKHKQKKTREWRRENRDCEDVEQGNQREPSDRHSPLPECPPPLPPRVPRQEGLELNVLSVGALSSLLPGEGQGREERVREVGGKGGSTLLTRVMHHQDPLLLSLPSSLLCVL; encoded by the coding sequence ATGACAGCAGAGGGGTCCACCGGAGCGGTCAACGCCGTCTGCACCCAAGACTCCTCCCACTCACCTAAAACAACCTGCCCACAAACCACATGGCCCTGCCCACAGAAGGATGAGCTCGAAGTCAGACTCCGCCTCCGCTCCCCTCCTGGGGCGTGGCTACTAGCGGGCGTTGTCGTGGTGATGGTGGGAATGTTTGTGGCCGTGGCCGGGTACGCTAGCTCCACCCCTAACCCTGTGGGTGGGCGAGGCAGCTCCCACAGCGAGCGAATGAAACTGCTCGGCCCTGTCGTGATGGGCATCGGCCTGTTCATCTTCATCTGTGCTGGAACCCTGCTGTATGAGAACCGGGACCGCGAGAACCGAGAGCGTGAGAACCTTGAGAACCCTGAGGAGCAGCGGAAACACAAACAGAAGAAAACAAGGGAATGGCGCCGGGAGAACCGTGATTGTGAGGATGTGGAACAGGGGAACCAGAGAGAGCCCTCAGACAGACACTCCCCTCTCCCTGAGTGCCCGCCCCCCCTGCCTCCCAGAGTGCCTAGACAGGAGGGGTTAGAGTTGAACGTTCTCTCTGTGGGGGCGCTGAGCTCACTGCtaccaggggagggacaggggcgtgaagagagagtcagagaggtgggGGGTAAAGGGGGGTCAACCCTGCTGACCAGAGTCAtgcaccaccaggaccccctcctcctgtccctccccAGCTCCCTCCTCTGTGTACTCTGA